A single region of the Nocardioides sp. W7 genome encodes:
- a CDS encoding NfeD family protein produces the protein MDDLWQWLGDHQWAGWLGAAIALGVVELVSLDLVFAMLAVGALVGMVSSALGAAFVVSFLLAVGASAATLLLLRPPLIKRLHGGPELTMSHAKLVGSQGVATMRISGLEVGQVRLAGELWSASPYDDTLSIEPGETVEVLEIRGATAYVHPIPRLDP, from the coding sequence ATGGACGACCTGTGGCAGTGGCTGGGTGACCACCAGTGGGCGGGCTGGCTGGGTGCCGCGATCGCGCTCGGCGTGGTGGAGCTGGTCAGCCTCGACCTGGTCTTCGCCATGCTCGCCGTCGGCGCGCTGGTCGGCATGGTCTCCTCGGCCCTGGGCGCGGCCTTCGTCGTGTCCTTCCTGCTGGCGGTCGGCGCGTCCGCCGCCACCCTGCTGCTGCTGCGTCCGCCGCTGATCAAGCGCCTGCACGGCGGTCCGGAGCTCACCATGAGCCACGCGAAGCTGGTCGGCAGCCAGGGCGTCGCGACGATGCGCATCTCCGGTCTCGAGGTCGGTCAGGTCCGGCTCGCCGGCGAGCTGTGGTCGGCGTCGCCCTACGACGACACGCTGTCGATCGAGCCCGGCGAGACCGTGGAGGTGCTGGAGATCCGCGGCGCCACGGCGTACGTCCACCCGATTCCCCGACTCGACCCCTAG
- a CDS encoding SPFH domain-containing protein, protein MAKTVRIVPQARAGIVERFGKYKQTLPAGLNIVMPFIDKVRYLIDMREQVVSFPPSSVITEDNLTVDIDTVIYFQVIDPVAATYEIANYIQAVEQITQTTLRNIVGGMDLEQTLTSRDSINSGLRGVLDEATGKWGIRVGRVEIKSIDPPASIKDTMEKQMRADRDKRAAILTAEGQRQASILTAEGQKQSAILSAEGDRESQILRAQADREAAILRAQGEGQAIQTVFQAIHDGRPDQSLLAYQYLQMMPKIAEGSANKVWIVPSEIGRALEGLGSTMNSLQGIPDTVEGPVKRVDMGPTEPAQRGGLGDDSEVAKANEAVEAAIAAAASAANPTRPTAADPDVDPGGAPPAAPAQ, encoded by the coding sequence ATGGCCAAGACGGTGCGGATCGTGCCGCAGGCGCGCGCCGGCATCGTGGAGCGGTTCGGCAAGTACAAGCAGACCCTGCCGGCCGGTCTGAACATCGTGATGCCGTTCATCGACAAGGTCCGCTACCTCATCGACATGCGCGAGCAGGTCGTCAGCTTCCCGCCGAGCTCGGTGATCACCGAGGACAACCTGACGGTCGACATCGACACCGTCATCTACTTCCAGGTGATCGACCCGGTGGCGGCGACGTACGAGATCGCCAACTACATCCAGGCCGTCGAGCAGATCACCCAGACCACGCTGCGCAACATCGTCGGCGGCATGGACCTCGAGCAGACCCTGACCAGCCGTGACTCGATCAACTCCGGGCTGCGCGGGGTGCTCGACGAGGCGACCGGCAAGTGGGGCATCCGAGTCGGTCGCGTCGAGATCAAGAGCATCGACCCGCCGGCCTCCATCAAGGACACGATGGAGAAGCAGATGCGCGCCGACCGCGACAAGCGGGCGGCGATACTCACGGCCGAGGGCCAGCGGCAGGCCTCCATCCTGACCGCGGAGGGCCAGAAGCAGTCCGCGATCCTCTCCGCCGAGGGCGACCGCGAGTCGCAGATCCTGCGCGCCCAGGCCGACCGCGAGGCCGCGATCCTGCGTGCCCAGGGTGAGGGCCAGGCCATCCAGACCGTCTTCCAGGCGATCCACGACGGCCGCCCCGACCAGTCGCTGCTGGCCTACCAGTACCTCCAGATGATGCCGAAGATCGCCGAGGGCAGCGCCAACAAGGTGTGGATCGTGCCCAGTGAGATCGGGCGCGCGCTCGAGGGTCTCGGGTCGACGATGAACAGCCTGCAGGGCATCCCCGACACCGTCGAGGGTCCGGTGAAGCGGGTCGACATGGGCCCGACGGAGCCCGCGCAGCGCGGAGGCCTGGGCGACGACAGCGAGGTCGCGAAGGCCAACGAGGCCGTCGAGGCCGCGATCGCGGCGGCGGCATCGGCTGCGAACCCGACCCGGCCCACGGCGGCGGACCCCGACGTCGATCCTGGCGGGGCGCCGCCGGCCGCACCGGCCCAGTAA
- the cphA gene encoding cyanophycin synthetase, giving the protein MTERPTPDLTIEETRVYRGANIWSYDKAIHLVVDLGVLERYPTNTLPGFTDNLLELLPGLREHACSRGKRGGFAERLNEGTWLGHVAEHAALALQQVVGHDVRRGKTRQVKDRPGHYNVVFGYLDEQVGLAAARLAVRLVNHLVEADPGFDWDTELESFITRAQRTAFGPSTQAILDEAVSRDIPWLRLNQHSLVQLGQGVHAKRIRATMTSATSAIAVDIASDKDLTTTLLGAAGLPVPKQESVRSEDACVRAAERIGFPVVVKPLDGNHGRGVCLDLQDADEVRAAYAIALEQSRRGWVIVESFVTGKDYRCLIIDGKVAAIAERVPASVTGDGTSTVEQLVDLANADPRRGVGHEKVLTRIKIDEAAVELVGEQGFAMSDVPPEGTTVKLALTGNMSTGGISIDRTFEAHPENVEIAEEAARMVGLDIAGIDFICPDITEPVRETGGAICEVNAAPGFRMHTHPTIGEPQFIAKPVVDMLFPPGATSRIPIVAVTGTNGKTTTSRMISHIFKGMGRKVGMTSTDGVVIDERLVIRADASGPRSARMVLQNPRVDFAVFEVARGGILREGLGYERNDVAVVLNVQPDHLGLRGIDTVEQLADVKAVLVEAVPRDGHAVLNADDPLVREMRRRCSGQVVWFSMEEPGTEVREMIDAHCRRGGKALVLNPSERGEMIVVKHGPREMQLAWTHLLPATFGGRARMNVQNALGAAAAAFAAGAPLHDIRQGLRSFSTNYYLSPGRLNEVEVNGVNVIVDYCHNAPGMRMLGDFVDRVGDSMASAHDLARPSRLGIISTAGDRRDEDMRELGHIAAQHFDVVVVREDVALRGRERGEVAGLVLEGVRTAMADGARCKQVEEVLDEIEAVRHVMSRANRGDLVVLCVDKHAAVMSELETWSSQAQAGAGVSADAPAADPDLVSGTVDGSGDDG; this is encoded by the coding sequence GTGACCGAGCGACCCACCCCCGACCTCACCATCGAGGAGACGCGGGTCTACCGCGGAGCCAACATCTGGTCCTACGACAAGGCCATCCACCTCGTGGTCGACCTCGGCGTGCTCGAGCGCTACCCCACCAACACCCTCCCGGGCTTCACCGACAACCTGCTCGAGCTGCTGCCCGGCCTGCGCGAGCACGCCTGCTCCCGCGGCAAGCGCGGCGGCTTCGCGGAGCGGCTGAACGAGGGCACCTGGCTCGGGCACGTGGCCGAGCACGCCGCGCTGGCGCTCCAGCAGGTCGTCGGCCACGACGTACGCCGCGGCAAGACGCGGCAGGTCAAGGACCGGCCGGGCCACTACAACGTGGTCTTCGGGTACCTCGACGAGCAGGTCGGCCTGGCCGCGGCGCGGCTCGCCGTCCGCCTGGTCAACCACCTCGTCGAGGCCGACCCGGGGTTCGACTGGGACACCGAGCTGGAGTCGTTCATCACCCGCGCCCAGCGGACCGCCTTCGGCCCGTCCACGCAGGCGATCCTCGACGAGGCGGTCTCGCGCGACATCCCCTGGCTGCGGCTCAACCAGCACTCCCTGGTCCAGCTCGGCCAGGGCGTCCACGCCAAGCGGATCCGCGCCACGATGACCTCGGCCACGAGCGCGATCGCCGTCGACATCGCCTCCGACAAGGACCTCACGACCACCCTCCTCGGCGCGGCCGGTCTCCCGGTCCCCAAGCAGGAGTCGGTGCGCTCGGAGGACGCGTGCGTCCGGGCCGCCGAGCGGATCGGCTTCCCGGTCGTCGTCAAGCCCCTCGACGGCAACCACGGCCGGGGCGTGTGCCTGGACCTGCAGGACGCGGACGAGGTGCGGGCGGCGTATGCGATCGCCCTGGAGCAGTCCCGGCGCGGCTGGGTCATCGTCGAGTCGTTCGTCACCGGCAAGGACTACCGGTGCCTGATCATCGACGGCAAGGTCGCCGCGATCGCCGAGCGGGTGCCGGCCTCGGTGACCGGTGACGGCACGTCCACCGTCGAGCAGCTCGTCGACCTCGCCAACGCCGACCCGCGCCGCGGAGTGGGTCACGAGAAGGTGCTGACCCGGATCAAGATCGACGAGGCCGCCGTCGAGCTGGTGGGCGAGCAGGGCTTCGCGATGTCCGACGTACCCCCCGAGGGGACGACGGTGAAGCTCGCCCTCACCGGCAATATGTCGACCGGCGGCATCTCCATCGACCGCACCTTCGAGGCGCACCCCGAGAACGTCGAGATCGCCGAGGAGGCGGCCCGGATGGTCGGCCTCGACATCGCGGGCATCGACTTCATCTGCCCCGACATCACCGAGCCGGTCCGCGAGACCGGCGGCGCGATCTGCGAGGTGAACGCCGCCCCGGGGTTCCGGATGCACACCCATCCGACCATCGGCGAGCCGCAGTTCATCGCCAAGCCCGTCGTCGACATGCTCTTCCCGCCGGGTGCGACGTCGCGGATCCCGATCGTCGCCGTGACCGGCACCAACGGCAAGACCACCACCTCGCGGATGATCAGCCACATCTTCAAGGGCATGGGCCGCAAGGTCGGCATGACCTCGACCGACGGCGTCGTCATCGACGAGCGGCTGGTCATCCGCGCCGACGCCTCCGGGCCCCGGTCGGCCCGGATGGTGCTGCAGAACCCGCGCGTCGACTTCGCCGTCTTCGAGGTGGCCCGCGGCGGGATCCTGCGCGAGGGGCTCGGCTACGAGCGCAACGACGTCGCCGTCGTCCTCAACGTGCAGCCCGACCACCTCGGGTTGCGCGGCATCGACACCGTCGAGCAGCTCGCCGACGTCAAGGCCGTCCTGGTCGAGGCCGTCCCGCGCGACGGGCACGCGGTGCTCAACGCCGACGACCCGCTGGTGCGCGAGATGCGGCGCCGGTGCTCGGGCCAGGTCGTGTGGTTCTCGATGGAGGAGCCCGGCACCGAGGTCCGCGAGATGATCGACGCCCACTGCCGCCGGGGCGGCAAGGCGCTGGTCCTCAACCCGTCCGAGCGCGGCGAGATGATCGTGGTCAAGCACGGCCCGAGGGAGATGCAGCTGGCCTGGACCCACCTGCTGCCCGCGACCTTCGGCGGTCGGGCCCGGATGAACGTCCAGAACGCCCTCGGCGCGGCCGCCGCGGCCTTCGCCGCCGGTGCGCCGCTGCACGACATCCGGCAGGGCCTGCGGTCGTTCTCGACCAACTACTACCTCTCCCCCGGCCGCCTCAACGAGGTCGAGGTCAACGGCGTCAACGTCATCGTCGACTACTGCCACAACGCCCCCGGCATGCGGATGCTCGGCGACTTCGTCGACCGGGTCGGCGACTCGATGGCGTCCGCCCACGACCTGGCCCGGCCCTCCCGCCTCGGCATCATCTCGACGGCGGGCGACCGGCGCGACGAGGACATGCGCGAGCTCGGCCACATCGCGGCCCAGCACTTCGACGTGGTCGTCGTCCGCGAGGACGTCGCCCTGCGGGGGCGCGAGCGCGGTGAGGTCGCCGGGCTCGTCCTCGAGGGCGTGCGTACGGCGATGGCCGACGGCGCCCGGTGCAAGCAGGTCGAGGAGGTGCTGGACGAGATCGAGGCGGTCCGCCACGTGATGTCGCGCGCCAACCGCGGCGACCTCGTCGTCCTCTGCGTCGACAAGCACGCCGCCGTGATGAGCGAGCTGGAGACCTGGTCCTCCCAGGCCCAGGCCGGCGCCGGCGTCTCCGCCGACGCCCCCGCCGCCGATCCGGACCTGGTCTCGGGCACGGTCGACGGCTCGGGCGACGACGGATGA
- a CDS encoding sulfite exporter TauE/SafE family protein, whose amino-acid sequence MPPFFEAVTILLAGVAAGGINAVVGSGTLITFPILLAFGVPPVTANVSNNIGLAPGSVSGAIGYRRELVGQRARVLRLVSGSFIGGLTGAVLLIVLPADAFETIVPVLIGLGIVLVVVQPRLSRRVAARREAAGELAGGRPDPWWIWPTTALAGVYGGYFGAAQGVILMGILGIGIDESLQRLNAVKNVLAAVVNGVAGVLFIFVADVDWWLVLLIAVGAVIGGQLGATVGRRLHPTVLRTVIVLVGLAALASFLL is encoded by the coding sequence GTGCCACCCTTCTTCGAGGCGGTCACGATCCTGCTCGCCGGCGTCGCCGCCGGCGGGATCAACGCCGTGGTGGGGTCGGGGACGCTGATCACGTTCCCGATCCTGCTCGCCTTCGGCGTACCGCCGGTGACCGCCAACGTCTCCAACAACATTGGCCTCGCGCCCGGCTCGGTCTCCGGCGCGATTGGCTACCGGCGCGAGCTGGTCGGCCAGCGGGCCCGGGTGCTGCGCCTGGTTAGCGGCTCCTTCATCGGTGGTCTGACCGGTGCGGTGCTGCTGATCGTGCTGCCCGCGGACGCGTTCGAGACGATCGTGCCGGTGCTCATCGGTCTCGGCATCGTGCTGGTCGTCGTCCAGCCGCGGCTCTCGCGGCGGGTGGCGGCTCGGCGCGAGGCGGCGGGTGAGCTCGCCGGGGGCCGGCCCGACCCGTGGTGGATCTGGCCGACCACCGCACTCGCCGGGGTGTACGGCGGCTACTTCGGCGCCGCCCAGGGCGTGATCCTGATGGGCATCCTCGGGATCGGGATCGACGAGTCCCTCCAGCGGCTCAACGCGGTCAAGAACGTCCTCGCCGCCGTCGTGAACGGTGTCGCGGGCGTGCTGTTCATCTTCGTCGCCGACGTCGACTGGTGGCTCGTGCTGCTGATCGCGGTCGGGGCCGTGATCGGCGGCCAGCTCGGCGCCACCGTCGGGCGCCGGTTGCACCCGACCGTGCTCCGCACGGTCATCGTCCTCGTCGGCCTCGCCGCCCTGGCGTCGTTCCTGCTCTGA
- a CDS encoding ABC transporter ATP-binding protein — MSAVLDFADVTIRRGQATLLDRVSWTVEEDERWVILGPNGAGKTTLLQVASAQMHPTEGVAAILEEVLGLVDVFELKPRIGLTSAALAERIPRSERVQDVVLSASYGVVGRWREEYDDLDHGRATGLLRELGVTHLADRTFGTLSEGERKRVQIARALMTDPELLLLDEPAAGLDLGGREDLVATLSVLAHDPDSPATVLVSHHVEEIPPGFTHALLLRQGRVTAAGLLEDVLTEANLSATFGMPLMVSHEDGRWAARRRTRRR, encoded by the coding sequence ATGAGTGCCGTGCTGGACTTCGCCGACGTCACCATCCGGCGCGGCCAGGCGACCCTCCTCGACCGGGTCAGCTGGACCGTCGAGGAGGACGAGCGGTGGGTGATCCTCGGCCCCAACGGCGCGGGGAAGACCACCCTGCTCCAGGTCGCCTCCGCTCAGATGCACCCCACTGAGGGGGTCGCCGCGATCCTCGAGGAGGTCCTCGGGCTGGTCGACGTTTTCGAGCTGAAGCCGCGGATCGGGCTCACCAGCGCCGCCCTCGCCGAGCGGATCCCGCGCTCCGAGCGGGTGCAGGACGTCGTCCTCTCGGCGTCGTACGGCGTGGTCGGCCGCTGGCGTGAGGAGTACGACGACCTCGACCACGGCCGCGCGACCGGGCTGCTGCGCGAGCTGGGCGTGACCCACCTGGCCGACCGCACCTTCGGCACCCTGAGCGAGGGCGAGCGCAAGCGCGTCCAGATCGCCCGGGCGCTGATGACCGACCCCGAGCTGCTGCTGCTCGACGAGCCCGCCGCCGGCCTCGACCTGGGCGGTCGCGAGGACCTCGTCGCGACCCTGTCCGTGCTCGCCCACGACCCGGACTCCCCGGCGACCGTGCTGGTCTCCCACCACGTGGAGGAGATCCCTCCCGGGTTCACCCACGCGCTGCTGCTGCGCCAGGGCCGGGTGACGGCCGCCGGGCTGCTGGAGGACGTGCTGACCGAGGCGAACCTCTCGGCCACCTTCGGCATGCCGCTCATGGTCAGCCACGAGGACGGGCGCTGGGCGGCCCGTCGGCGCACCCGGCGCCGGTAG
- the serB gene encoding phosphoserine phosphatase SerB, protein MATDAKPETLLITLTGKDRPGVTSAIFATLARAGVEVVDVEQIVLRRRLVLGVLVTAPRDWKRLRTDIERVAEELGMTVDVDRGTGDNRPRPHGRSHVTVIGTPLKASAMSAIAGRIADSGANIDRIERMARYPVTAIDLHVSGADPEALRAVLAGEAARQGIDVAVQPANLLRRGMRLIVMDVDSTLIQGEVIEMIAAHAGCEAEVAAITEAAMRGELDFEQSLRERVRLLAGVPATALDEVYDAILLAPGARTMVRTLRRLGYRFAIVSGGFTQITDRLAAELGIHFSRANELEIVDGVLTGGIVGDVVDRSGKARALREFAAEVGVSEAATIAIGDGANDLDMLNAAGLGIAYNAKPLVRDAADTSVNVPYLDAILYLLGISREEIEAADAEAGYVTPAPPV, encoded by the coding sequence ATGGCCACCGACGCGAAGCCCGAGACCCTCCTGATCACGCTCACCGGGAAGGACCGACCGGGCGTCACCTCCGCGATCTTCGCCACGCTCGCGCGAGCCGGCGTCGAGGTGGTCGACGTCGAGCAGATCGTGCTCCGCCGCCGGCTGGTCCTCGGCGTACTGGTCACCGCCCCGCGCGACTGGAAGCGGCTGCGGACCGACATCGAGCGGGTGGCCGAGGAGCTCGGCATGACCGTCGACGTCGACCGCGGCACCGGCGACAACCGGCCCCGACCCCACGGTCGCTCCCACGTGACGGTGATCGGCACCCCGCTGAAGGCCTCCGCGATGTCCGCCATCGCCGGACGGATCGCGGACTCGGGCGCCAACATCGACCGGATCGAGCGGATGGCCCGCTACCCCGTCACCGCCATCGACCTGCACGTCTCCGGAGCCGATCCCGAGGCGCTGCGGGCCGTGCTCGCGGGCGAGGCGGCCCGGCAGGGCATCGACGTGGCGGTCCAGCCGGCCAACCTGCTGCGGCGCGGGATGCGGCTGATCGTCATGGACGTCGACTCGACGCTGATCCAGGGCGAGGTGATCGAGATGATCGCCGCCCACGCCGGCTGCGAGGCCGAGGTCGCCGCGATCACCGAGGCGGCGATGCGCGGCGAGCTCGACTTCGAGCAGTCGCTGCGCGAACGGGTGAGGCTGCTGGCCGGCGTACCCGCCACCGCCCTCGACGAGGTGTACGACGCCATCCTGCTCGCGCCCGGCGCCCGCACGATGGTCCGCACCCTGCGGCGGCTCGGCTACCGGTTCGCGATCGTCTCGGGCGGCTTCACCCAGATCACCGACCGGCTCGCCGCCGAACTCGGCATCCACTTCTCCCGCGCCAACGAGCTGGAGATCGTCGACGGGGTACTCACCGGCGGCATCGTCGGCGACGTCGTGGACCGGTCCGGCAAGGCCCGCGCATTGAGGGAGTTCGCGGCCGAGGTGGGGGTCAGCGAGGCCGCCACGATCGCCATCGGCGACGGTGCCAACGACCTCGACATGCTCAACGCGGCCGGTCTCGGGATCGCCTACAACGCCAAGCCGCTGGTCCGCGACGCCGCCGACACCTCGGTGAACGTGCCGTACCTCGACGCGATCCTGTACCTGCTCGGCATCTCGCGTGAGGAGATCGAGGCCGCCGACGCCGAGGCCGGCTACGTCACCCCGGCTCCCCCGGTCTGA
- a CDS encoding DUF1990 domain-containing protein: MADLSYPETGGTLAGALPVGYHHLAVERRLGGPERYDAAVTFVLGWGLHRGAGLRVPADLPRATEGDRVVLRLGVGRLALSIPVQVVGVLDEPDRGGFAYGTLRGHPECGEELVAVERRPDGTWLVIRAFSRPGRWFTRVVGPVGRAIQRLMTRRYLDAASRAVAQTGVR, encoded by the coding sequence GTGGCTGACCTCAGCTATCCCGAGACGGGCGGCACGCTGGCGGGCGCGCTGCCCGTCGGCTACCACCACCTCGCCGTCGAGCGCCGCCTCGGCGGTCCGGAGCGGTACGACGCCGCCGTCACGTTCGTGCTCGGCTGGGGTCTCCACCGGGGAGCCGGCCTCCGGGTGCCGGCCGACCTGCCGCGGGCGACCGAGGGCGACCGGGTGGTGCTGCGGCTCGGCGTCGGGCGGCTGGCCCTGTCCATTCCGGTGCAGGTCGTCGGCGTCCTCGACGAGCCGGATCGGGGCGGCTTCGCCTACGGCACCCTGCGGGGGCACCCGGAGTGCGGCGAGGAGCTGGTCGCGGTCGAGCGGCGCCCGGACGGCACCTGGCTGGTGATCCGGGCCTTCTCGCGACCGGGCCGGTGGTTCACACGGGTCGTCGGACCGGTCGGGCGGGCGATCCAGCGGCTGATGACGCGGCGCTATCTGGACGCCGCGAGCCGGGCCGTCGCTCAGACCGGCGTGAGGTAG
- a CDS encoding cupin domain-containing protein, whose translation MRVLSLGAQPGRPVDAHGSRGFDVSAFGITAEAHLVTVRLKAGGVIGRHPAAGRQLMVVLSGDAIVSGSSGDPVVLQAGQAAVWEPNELHETRSESGLVALVVEGDVDLARTEREVEYP comes from the coding sequence ATGAGGGTCCTCTCCCTCGGGGCGCAGCCCGGCCGGCCGGTCGACGCCCACGGCAGCCGCGGTTTCGACGTCAGCGCGTTCGGCATCACCGCGGAGGCGCACCTGGTCACCGTGCGGCTGAAGGCGGGCGGCGTGATCGGCCGGCACCCGGCCGCGGGTCGTCAGCTGATGGTGGTGCTGTCCGGCGACGCGATCGTCTCCGGTTCGAGCGGCGACCCCGTCGTACTCCAGGCCGGGCAGGCGGCCGTGTGGGAGCCGAACGAGCTCCACGAGACCCGCTCCGAGTCCGGGCTGGTCGCCCTGGTGGTCGAGGGCGACGTCGACCTCGCGCGCACCGAGCGCGAGGTCGAGTACCCGTAG
- a CDS encoding histidine phosphatase family protein: MSEQKRTLVVMRHAKAEQNGSTDFERRLAERGERDGRAVGAWLAGQGVQPDLALVSAAVRTQQTWEAVAEGAGWDAELATYDESLYAAGPESALDVVREVEDAVRTLVVVGHNPTMAYLAQLLDDGDGDEDASAEMVAGYPTSATTVFTVEGDWADLDEAGARVVAFHVGRG, from the coding sequence GTGAGCGAGCAGAAGCGGACCCTCGTGGTGATGCGTCACGCGAAGGCCGAGCAGAACGGCAGCACCGATTTCGAGAGGCGGCTCGCCGAGCGCGGCGAGCGCGATGGCCGCGCGGTCGGGGCCTGGCTCGCCGGGCAGGGCGTGCAGCCCGACCTGGCCCTGGTCTCCGCGGCCGTGCGCACCCAGCAGACCTGGGAGGCCGTCGCGGAGGGCGCGGGCTGGGACGCCGAGCTCGCGACGTACGACGAGTCGCTCTACGCCGCCGGACCCGAGAGCGCGCTCGACGTCGTCCGCGAGGTCGAGGACGCGGTCCGCACCCTCGTGGTCGTCGGCCACAACCCGACCATGGCCTACCTGGCCCAGCTGCTCGACGACGGCGACGGCGATGAGGACGCGAGTGCGGAGATGGTGGCGGGCTACCCCACGAGCGCGACGACGGTCTTCACGGTCGAGGGGGACTGGGCGGATCTCGACGAGGCCGGCGCCCGGGTGGTCGCCTTCCACGTCGGCCGTGGCTGA
- a CDS encoding cyanophycinase, which translates to MARGPLMIIGGAEDKLRKRVILRDFVAASGGADARIAVIPTASSLGAEVVEVYDALFRREGAAEVVAIRPESREDAHDPVLVKTLADATGIFMTGGNQLKLSAIVCGTPLGDAIVEAHERGVVVAGTSAGASIQSSHMVAFGVGGSTPKQRMTQVAAGLGLLRSSVIDQHFDQRNRYGRLLMIVAQSPQLLGIGVDEDTAAIVAHEVGADGVEREVLRVRGRGAVTIFDPARITTNAYDARRSDPLLASGVVLHVLPEGSAFDLTARELLPLAAEAEPGLAEAGHDLRQLARDIAAADASPTTLKRRMARLQKRKKDDPAPPTDGPSS; encoded by the coding sequence ATGGCTCGGGGACCTCTCATGATCATCGGCGGTGCCGAGGACAAGCTGCGCAAGCGGGTGATCCTCCGCGACTTCGTCGCGGCCAGCGGTGGCGCGGACGCCCGGATCGCCGTCATCCCCACTGCGTCGTCGCTGGGCGCCGAGGTGGTCGAGGTGTACGACGCACTCTTCCGGCGCGAGGGAGCCGCCGAGGTCGTCGCGATCCGGCCCGAGTCGCGCGAGGACGCCCATGACCCGGTGCTGGTGAAGACCCTCGCCGACGCGACCGGGATCTTCATGACCGGCGGCAACCAGCTGAAGCTCTCCGCCATCGTGTGCGGCACCCCGCTGGGCGACGCGATCGTCGAGGCCCACGAGCGCGGAGTGGTCGTCGCCGGCACCTCGGCCGGCGCCAGCATCCAGTCCAGCCACATGGTCGCCTTCGGCGTCGGCGGCTCGACCCCCAAGCAGCGGATGACCCAGGTCGCGGCCGGGCTGGGACTGCTCCGCTCGTCGGTCATCGACCAGCACTTCGACCAGCGCAACCGCTACGGCCGGCTGCTGATGATCGTCGCCCAGTCCCCGCAGCTGCTCGGGATCGGCGTCGACGAGGACACCGCCGCGATCGTCGCGCACGAGGTCGGCGCCGACGGGGTCGAGCGCGAGGTGCTGCGCGTGCGCGGCCGCGGCGCGGTGACGATCTTCGACCCGGCCCGGATCACGACGAACGCCTACGACGCCAGGCGCTCCGACCCGCTGCTCGCGAGCGGCGTCGTACTCCACGTGCTGCCCGAGGGCAGCGCCTTCGACCTGACCGCCCGTGAGCTGCTCCCGCTGGCGGCGGAGGCCGAGCCCGGGCTCGCCGAGGCCGGGCACGACCTACGCCAGCTGGCCCGCGACATCGCGGCGGCCGATGCCTCCCCCACCACCCTCAAGCGCCGGATGGCGCGCCTGCAGAAACGCAAGAAGGACGACCCCGCACCCCCGACGGACGGACCCTCCTCGTGA
- a CDS encoding VOC family protein, producing the protein MPDDLPGDLDATETLTRFADAIATRDWDALSALLAPGFSARLVHTGETFDRDGFVAFNRDYPGPWTYVGEDVITSGSTGVVRARVSDDRATYYVASFATLDEDGALAELVEVWTDAVATDGGQRHPHHGIDYVEIGVTDLAAAKQFYAAAFGWEFNDYGPDYAGIRAPSGRGEVGGLNPHRPAASGGPLVLLFSDDLDATAEAIRAAGGTVTEGPYDFPGGRRLHFTDPGGAELGVWASS; encoded by the coding sequence ATGCCCGATGACCTGCCCGGCGACCTGGACGCCACCGAGACCCTGACCCGATTCGCCGACGCGATCGCCACTCGAGACTGGGACGCCCTGAGCGCGCTGCTCGCCCCCGGCTTCTCCGCCCGCCTGGTGCACACGGGGGAGACCTTCGACCGCGACGGCTTCGTCGCGTTCAACCGCGACTACCCCGGCCCGTGGACCTACGTCGGCGAGGACGTGATCACCTCCGGCTCGACCGGGGTGGTCCGGGCCCGGGTGTCCGACGACCGGGCGACCTACTACGTCGCGTCGTTCGCGACCCTCGACGAGGACGGAGCGCTCGCCGAGCTGGTCGAGGTGTGGACCGACGCGGTCGCGACCGACGGCGGGCAGCGGCACCCGCACCACGGGATCGACTACGTCGAGATCGGGGTGACCGACCTAGCCGCGGCGAAGCAGTTCTACGCGGCCGCCTTCGGCTGGGAGTTCAACGACTACGGCCCCGACTATGCCGGCATCCGGGCGCCGTCGGGGCGTGGCGAGGTCGGCGGCCTCAATCCCCACCGCCCGGCGGCGTCCGGCGGGCCGCTCGTGCTGCTCTTCTCCGACGACCTCGACGCCACCGCCGAGGCGATCCGGGCAGCCGGCGGCACGGTCACCGAGGGGCCCTACGACTTCCCGGGCGGTCGCCGTCTGCACTTCACCGATCCCGGCGGCGCCGAGCTCGGCGTGTGGGCGAGCAGCTGA